The Streptomyces sp. JB150 genomic interval GGTCTGCGCCGGGTGGGCGACGGGACTTGGGGACGAGGTACCTGCGGGGACTGGCCGACCGGCCGATGCATGCGGGCGCGCCCGGTCCCCTCGCCGGACCCGGCCACGGCGGCGACGCGCTGCCCCAGTCGCTCACGCGGGGCAGTCAGCGGCGCAGTCGGCCGTGCCGCAGGCCCGGCGGTACTCGCTGGGGCTCACGCCGTGGACGCGTTTGAAGGCCGTGCTGAAGCCGAAGGCGTCCGCGTAGCCCACCTGGCGGGCGACGGCGGCGACGGTCGCGGTGGACCCGGTCAGCAGATCGGCGGCCAGGGTCATCCGCCAGTCGGTGAGATAGGCCAGCGGCGGCTTGCCGACCTGCCGGGTGAACCGCGCGGCCAGTGTCGTACGGGACACGGCCGCCTCGGCGGCCAGCGCGGCGAGGGTCCAGGGATGCTCCGGCGCTCGGTGCATCGCCCGCAGCGCGGGGCCGGTCACCTCGTCGCCCAGGGCGCCGTACCAGGCCAGAGGCGCGGCCTGCGGGGAGTCGAACCAGCCGCGCAGCGTGCACACCAGCAGCCAGTCCAGCAGCCGGTCGAGGACCACCTGCCGGCCCGGACGGCAGGCGGCCGCCTCGGAGTCCAGGAAACCGCCGAGGGAGGCGCAGCCGTCGGTGCCCGGGACCACCAGCAGCGGCGGCAGCATGTCGAGCAGCCGCGCGGAGACCCGGCCACGGACCTGGTAAGTCCCCGTCAGCAGCACGGTGGAGGCGGGCGGCGGCGGGTCCGCGGCGCCGGCACGGGGGGAATCCGGCCGCGGGCGGTCGGTGACCGTGAACGGCGCGGGACCCCGCACGATCGCGCAGTCGCCCGGCTTGAGCAGCACTGCCTTGCCGTGCTCTGGCGAGCCGTCGTCCAGGGCGATCCAGGCCTCGCCGTGCAGCGGGGCCGACAGCGTCAGGGAGGCACCGTCGGTGAACCGCAGCGCCCAGGGCGGCGACAGCTCCGTGCGGCCGAAGCCGGCACCGTCGGCGCGCACGCCCTGAAGGAGATCGTCCAAGGGATCCACGCGTTTCACGATAACCCGGCGGACGATCGGACATCCCCGGCGGACGCGCGGCCATGTCCCGTGGCGGCTCAGGAAAGTTGACTGACCGTCATGACGACACACACCGATGAGATCCTGGTCCTCGGCGCGACGGGCAAGGTCGGCCGGCGGCTCGTGCGCACCCTGCGGGCGGCGGGCCGGCCGGTGCGGGCCGCGTCCCGCACCGGCACCGTGCGGTTCGACTGGACCGACCGCAGCACCTGGAGGACCGCCCTGGACGGGGCCTCGGCGGTCCATCTCCTGGCCCCCGTGGACCCGGCCCTGGCCTCGCCCTTCGTCGAGCAGGCGGCCGAGGCGGGCGTCTGTCGGTTCGTGGCGCTGTCCGCGCGCGGCATCGACCGGATGCGGCCCCCGTACTTCCAGGGCATGGCCGCGGCGGAGCAGGCGGTCCGCGAGTCCGGCGCGCGGTGGACGATCCTGCGCCCGAACAACTTCCACCAGAACTTCGACGAGGACGTCTGGCGGGCCCCGCTGCGGTCCGGGCACCTCGCCCTGCCGCTCGGGGCGGTGCCGGAGCCGTTCGTGGACGTCCAGGACATCGCCGACGTCGCCGCGGCCGCACTGACGTCGGACGGTCACCACGGCCGGGTGTACGAGCTGTCCGGGCCCCGGGGGCTCACCTTCGAGGAGGCCGTCGCGACCATCGCCGAGGCCGCGGGACGCCCCATCCGTTACACCGAGGTGACGCCGGAGGAGTACCGGGCGGGCCTCCTGGCCTCGGGCGCGTCCGAGGAGGCCGCGGACGAGCTGAACGCGATGTTCGCCGCCATGCGCGCGGGGCACTTCGCCGAGCCGGGCACCGGCGTGCGGGAGGTACTGGGACGCGCGCCGGTCGACTTCGCCACGTACGCCGCCCGGGCGGCGGCGGCCGGTGCGTGGGACCAGCCGCATTGACCAGGGGGTCGACCGGTCACCGGGAGTGCGTGCCCGGGGTATGCCCGAACGCGCGGCGGAACACGTCGATGAAGGCGCTGGTGGACGACCATCCGCACTGGTTCGCGACCGTGGTCACCGGCACCTTCTCGGCCAGCAGGACCAGGGCGTGGTGGAGTCGCAGCTGGGTGCGCCACTGAGGGAACGTCATGCCGAGGTCGCTCCGGAACAGGCGGGAGAGTGTACGGTCACTGGCCCCGGCCTCTCGGCCGAGTTCGGCGAGTGTGCGGTTGTCCGAGGGGTCGGACCGCAGGAGGTCGCAGACGGTCCGGAGCAGGGGACTGCTCGGCGTGGGCAGGTGCAGGGGCTGCTGCACCGAAATCTTCAGCTGGTCCAGCAGCACCGCGCGCAGCCGCGTCCGCTCCGGGCTGTCGTCGCCCTCGGTGCGGGTGAAGGCAATGATCAGCTCGCGCAGCAGCGGGCTCACCGCGAGCACGCTGGGGGTGTCCAGGCGCAGGGGGTTCTCCCACGCGGGGAGGCCCACCAGGTGCAGTTCGAGGTCACCGTGGGCCTGGTGGGCGTGGACGGTGCCGGCCGGCACCCAGATGGCGCGGGTCGCGGGGGCGACCCAGGAGCCGGCGCTGGTGGTGACGGACAGTACGCCCCGGCCCGCGTAGACGATCTGGTGGTCGTCGTGCCGGTGCGCGTCTATCCCCGCACCGGACGCCAGTCGCTGGGTGCGGGTGGGGGCCACGGGCGTGTGGCGGACTTCCGTCATTGTCTGGCAGTTTATCGGAAGCGCGACACGGTGGGTGCCGTCCACGATGACCGGGTGCGCAGGAATCTCTCCCTCACTCTCTTGTCCGTCGGGCATGGCTGCGTCGACGTCTATCAGGGCGCCGTCGCCTCCCTCGTGCCCTTCTTCGTCATCGAGCGCGCGTACGGCTACGCCGCCGTCTCGGGCATCGTGCTCGCCGCCTCCGTGTTGTCGTCGGTGGCCCAGCCGTTGTTCGGCATGGTGACCGACCGCCGCGCGATGCCTTGGCTGTTGCCGGCCGGCACGCTGGTCGCGGGGGTGGGTATCGCGCTCAGCGGGGTGAGTGACTCCTACCTGGTGACGCTGACGGTCGTCGCGGTGTCCGGGGTCGGCGTGGCCGCCTACCATCCGGAGTCCGCGCGGGTGGCCAGGGTCGCCGGCGGCGGCAGTCACAGCGCGATGGGATGGTTCTCGCTGGGGGGCAACCTCGGCTTCGCGCTGGCCCCGGTCGCGGTCGCCGTCGTGGTCTCGGCCGGGGGACTGCGCCTGACGCCGGTGCTCGTGCTGCCGGCCGTGGTCGGCGCCGCGCTGTGCCTGCCCGTGCTGCGCGTGCTGGAGACCCGGTTGTCCGACGCGGCCGAGGCGCCCGCGTCCGGCGAGGACGACAGGGCGTCGTTCGTGCGCCTCTCGCTGGCCGTGGTGTGCCGCTCCGTCGCCTTCATCGGTCTGAGCACGTTCGTCTCGCTGTACGCCACCGACCGCATGGACGGCAGCAAGGCCGCGGGCACGGCGGCTCTGTTCCTGCTGTACGTGGGTGGCGCGGTGGGCAGCGTGCTGGGTGGTGCGCTGGCGGACCGGTGGGACCGGGTGCGGGTCTCGCGCTGGTCGTACCTGCTGACGGCCGGATCGATCGCCGGTCTGCTCCTCGTTCCCGGCCCCGCCCTCTACCTGTTCGTCCTGCTCACCTCGGCCGGTCTGTACATCCCGTTCTCGCTCCAGGTCACGCTGGGCCAGGACTACCTGCCCTCGCGGGCCGGCACCGCCAGCGGGATCACGCTCGGTCTCACCGTGAGTATCGGCGGCCTGATCAGCCCGGTCATCGGCACCGTCGCCGACAGGACTTCGCTGCGGACCGCCCTGGCCCCACTGGTCCTGATGCCCGTCCTGGCCTGGCTGCTGTTCAAGACCCTGCCCGAACCCGCCGTGCCGGGGTCCGAGGACACGGCACCGAAGGGAGAAGACACCCATGCCGAACCCCCTCCCGTCCAGCCCGGTCCCCGCTGAGCGGTCGTCACACCCCTCACGGCCGGCCACACGGACGGACGGTCCGACACTCCACTCCGCCCGCGAGGGATGCCCGCTGCTCGACTGGGGCTGTACGGCAACCGAGGACACACCGACCTGGGAGCTGTTGTCCGCCCACTCGACGTCGAGCGGCGAGGTCGAGTACTGCACGTGCGGCTGCGACGCCATCGTGGTGCTCTGCCGCGGCGAGGTTGCTGCGTTCATCGCTCCGGAAGGTGATGGCCCCGGCGGGCGCGAGCGAAGCGAGGGAACACCGTGAACGGTGCATCCGGTGAGCGTACCGTCCCCGAACAGGCAGCTGTCGCCGGGTCCTGGAGGGCCACCAGCACCCGGTCAGCCCGCGCAGCACCAACAGGCTCCACCGGTCGCCGGCCACCGCCGCGGCCTGCGCGATGCCGGAGATGTCGTCGGCCCCGCGCCGAGGACTCATGCCGTACTGCCGAACGAAGGAAGGGAAAAGCGATCGCGGGATGCCGTCCACCCTCGTAGGTTACCCATGGAACCCGGTGAGTATCGAAAGGGAGCGCACTGTGTCGCAGCAGACGTGGACGGCCGTCGACGATTACTTCAACGGCTTGCTGGTGGCCGAGGACGCCGCGCTGCTCTCGGCCGTCGCGGACAGTGACGCGGCCGGGCTGCCGCCCCACCAGGTCGCCCCGAACCAGGGCAAGCTGCTGCACCTGCTCGCCCGCATCCAGGGCGCCCGCACCGTCCTCGAGATCGGCACGCTCGGCGGCTACAGCACCATCTGGCTCGCCCGCGCGTTGCCTGCGGACGGGCGGCTGGTGACGCTCGAGGCCGACGAGCGGTGCGCGGACGTCGCGGCGCGGAACATCGCCCGCGCCGGCGTCGACCACGTCGTCGACCTGCGGGTCGGCAACGCCCTGGGGACCCTGCCGCTGCTCGCCGACGAGGGGGCCGGCCCGTTCGACCTCGTGTTCATCGACGCCGACAAGCCGTCCAACCCCGCCTACCTGGACTGGGCGTTGCGGCTCACCCGGCCGGGCAGCGTCATCGTCGGGGACAACGTGGTCCGCGAGGGAGCGGTCGTCGCCCCGGCGAGCGAGGACCCCCGCGTGCAGGGCATACGCCGCTTCACCGAACTCGTCGCCGAGCACCCGCGGCTGACCGCCACCACGGTGCAGACCGTCGGTATGAAGGGGTACGACGGCTTCACCCTCGCCCTCGTCACCGACTAGCGGGACCGGCCCGGCGGCTGCTCGCGCCGTCCCGTGCGGATCTCCAGGCGTCGCAGTGCGGTCGCCGCGGCGCGGGCCTCCCGTTCGGCCGTGGTGCGGGCGTCGGCGGCGGAGCGGTGGCGTTCCTCGGCCTCGCGGCGTGCCCGGTCGGCGTCCCGCAAGGCCTCCCGCGCGGTGCGCAGCCGCTGTTCGGCGGCGCCCAGCTCCGACCGCGCCGCCTCCCGGCGCTCGCGGGCCCGCGTCAGGGACTCCGCCGCCTCGGCCGCCCTCTCGCGGCGCTCGCCCAGACGCCGCTCGGCCTCCTCGGCGGCGAGGCGGGCCTCGGCGAGCTGCTCCTCGCGGACGCGGCGGCGTTCGGCGAGCTCGTCCGTGGGCTGTGCCTTCTCGGCGGCCTTCTTGGCGACCTTGTCGGCGGCCTTGGTGGTGGTTATGGCGACGGTTTTGGCGGCGGACTTCTTGGTGCTCCTCTTGGTGCTCTCTTTCGCGGGCCCCCGGGCGGGCTCCGCACGGGACTCGGGAGCCGTGGTCGTCCTCGGCTTCGGCCGCGCCGTCCGCGCCGCGGCGTCCGGGTCGGGGGACAGGAAGGCGGACGGCGGGCTGAGGGCGCCGGTCAGCCGACCGGAGGACCATTGCTCGGCGGCGTCGGGATCGGCGAGGACCGCGTGCAGCGTGGCGGTGACGTCCTGCTGTGCGGCGGCGGACAGCGGGTGCCCGGCCGCGTCTGCGAGCCGGGCGGCCTGCCGGGACAACAGGGCGACGACCTGGCGCCGTTGGGCGGTGAGGTCCCTGAGCGCGGCCGGGTCCAGCGTGCGGTAGGCCTCGCGGAGGGCTTCGCCCAGGTCGAGCAGCCGGCGGCTCTCGTCCGGGTCGCGGCGCAGCAGCAGGTTCGCCGCCCAGGCCGCCAGGGTGGGCCGGCGGGCGGCGCGGATGCGCCGGGAGTCCGCCGCGCGGCCGGCTGTCCTCGCCGCGACGGCCAGTTCCTCGCGGCGGGCGACGAACTGGGGCGGCGGCGTCGTGTACAGCTCGTCGAGGACCGCCTCCACATCGGGCTCCCGACCGCCGTCACCCCGTCCGCCCTCGCCACGTCCGCCCTCGCCGCGTCCCTTGCGCTGCATGGTCCCCAGCCTGCCGCCGGCCCCGCGCCCGCGCACCTCGGGACCGGGCGGGTGGGGCCGGGGGCACGGCGCTGTGGGAGGCCGTGATGACGGACCGGCCGGACAACGCCCGCGCTCTGGTGGAGGCGGGGGCGGATCCCTGGCGGCGGCTGATCGGCGGCTGGTCGCCCGGGCGGCTCGCGCTGGCGGGACCGACGCCGGATCCGTTCCCGCTGCCGGAGGGCGAGCCCGGTCTGAGCGACGCGGAGCGCGCGATCGCCGGGTTCGTGAGCGTGCGCCACGCGGGGGCGGCGCTGCTGTGGCACGTCGATCCCCGGCTCGGGCTGCGGGAGGGCGACTTCCGTGCCCTCGCGGAGTTCGGGCGCGTGTGCGTCCGTTCGGGGCGCCGGCCCTGAGGGGTGCCCCCGCGCACCGTACCGTCGGCTCGTGCGTACGCCGGGGCCACCGCTCCCTGCCGGGGGCGGTGGCTCCGGTGGTTGTCGCCGTCAGGGGGTGGCCAGCAGGGCTCCCAGTGCGTCGGCGGTGTGCGGGTGGCGGGCGAGGAGGGCCGCGCCGGCCGGGGTACGGTCCGCCGGGGCCCAGTCGGCGTCGCAGCCGAGCAGGGCCGCCACCGCGTCGCAGGCCGCGGGGTGCGCGGCGAGCAGCGGCAGGCCGCGCACGGACGAGCGGTCGCGGACCGGACGTGCGGGCGCCGGGGCCGGCTCGGCTCGCCACGGCGGTATCCAGGCGTCCAGGGCGGCGAGGCGGCCGGGGAAGACGCGGCCCGCCTCGCGGATCAGCAGGGGCGCGAGGTCCGCGCCGCCCGCGCGGAGGGTGGTGATGAGGGTCGGCAGCCAGGGCAGCAGCACCGGGTCGGGCAGCCGGGCGAACGCGTTCGACACGGCTTCGACGACGAAGTCGGCGAGGCCGGGCACCGGTTCCAGGGCGTGCAGGAATCCGCTGAGGTAGCGCGGATAGGCGGGCACGACCAGGGGGTTGCCGAGCAGTTCGTCGCAGCGGGCCCGCAGGCCGGCCCGGGAGAGGGTGCCGAGCTGGGTCTTGGCCGCCCACAGCAGCGCCGTCTTCGCGGGGTCCTCCGGATGGGACTGGGCGACGGCCAGCTCCAGCTGGTTGCGGTCGCAGCCCAGCGACAGGGCGAGGCTCTCCATGCTGAACAGGAAGCCGAGCATGGCCGCGACCTGGCGGACGCTCGCCTCGTCGTCGGTGAACGCCGTCGGCAGCAGGGTGCAGTAGTGGGCGTAGCCGGTCTTGACGAAGGACTCGATCCACGCGGGCAGGGACGGCTCGCTGGTGCGGTAGTACGCCAGCAGTCCGCGCACCCGGCGCAGCACCTCGGGCGCGCCGTCGACGGTCCGCTCGGTCGCCAGCACGTCGAGGGCGCGCCGGCCGAGTTCGTCGGCGAGGCGGCGGCTGCGCAGGTAGAGCGTGGCGTCCTCGACGGCTTCGAGGACGGTCGCCGTGGTCGCCTGCGGCCCGTACGCGGTGCGCCGCAGCCGCTGTTCGAGGACCTGCTCGATACTGACGCCCTCGTAGCCCAGCTCGATGAGGGCCCGCTGATGGGTGCCCAGGGCCAGGTCCCAGGACTCCTGGATGGGGCGCTCGCCGAGCTTGCGTTCGCCCATGATGGGGCGCGCCGCGCCGTGCGGCAGGAGGTAGCGCAGCATCCACAGCACGTCGGAGCACTGTTCCAGCTCCGGCCGCGAGGCCATGTCGAGCAGGGCCCGCTGGACGCCGCGCTGCTGGAGCTTGAGGTCGAGCGGGGCGAGCCGGTCGTGGACGTCGCGGGCGAGGGGTGGCAGCGCGTCGTAGCCGACCTGGCCGACGCGGTCGCCGCCCAGCATGATCTCCACGAGGCGGCGCACGTCGCGCCGGCCGGGGACGGTGTCCTTCTCGACGCAGGTGACCGCCGCGTCCTGGAAGTCGTACGGCGTGGGCTTCGCGCGGTCCCGCATGCCCGCGAGGAGGATCGACGTCTCGAACACGGCGATGGCGTCGGCGGTGGAGGCGAGGTAGCCGTTGCGGCGGGCGGCGCGCACGATCTCCACGGACCAGCCGAGCAGTTCCTCCTCGTCGAGGCGGTCCAGGACGGGGGGCCGTTGCAGGAAGCCGGTGAGTCTGTCGGTGGGGGCGGCCGGGCCGGCGGGGACGGGAGCCGGCGCGGCCTTCGCCGTCTTCTTCGGCGTCCTGGTGCCCGCCTGGCCGGCGAGCCGGTACGGCTTGACCCGGGTGCGCTTGAGGTTCTTCGTCCACTGGGCGGCGGCGATGGACACCGAGCCGGCGGCGAGCCCGAACTGTGCCTCGATGGCGGCGTGGCTGGACGGGATCAGGCCGTGCTGCCACTTGGTGGCGGTGGGCGGGCTGATCTCGAAGGTGTCGGCGCCGTGGACGCCGAACTCGGCGACGCGGCTGGCGGCGTGGAAGGCGCCGCAGACGTAGAGGGCGTCCGCGGGGTCGGTGCCGGTGGCGGCCATGTGCCGGCGCATCCGCGTCCACATGTGGCGTTCGCGGTCCTCGTCGACGCGGACCCGGTGCGGGTCGCCGGGGGCGAGGCGCCGGAAGAGGCTGCCGATGAGCAGCATGACCTGCCGGTAGGTGTCGTGGTCGCTGTCGCCGAGGGGCAGTTCGACGTACTGGTGCCACCACTCCGACCAGTGCCGCACCTTGCCGTGGCGCAGCAGGTGCTCCTCCAGTTCGGCGAAGCGGGGGCGCAGGTCGCCGATCTCCACGCCGACCGCGTCGCCGTGCAGCGCGGCCTCCTCCTCGGCGGGCGGCGCGTCCGGGTCGGCCGGTGTGCCGGTGTCCTCCTTGGTCTCCTGCCGGGTCTCCTGCCACTGGAAGACGTGGTCGGAGGACCGGTCCACGAGGACGAGTTCGACGCCCGGCGTGTCCAGGGCGTAGGCGATGGCCTGGTACTCGGCCGACGCCTCGGTGATCGGGGCGACCACCGACAGCGGCGCCCATTCCGCGGGGAAGCCGTCGACCTCGGTCGCGAACGCCTGGACGGCGACCGGGAGCCTGCAGTTGCGCAGCTCGGTCAGGAGGGGGGCCATGTCCTCGCAGAGTTCGAGGTAGACCACCTTGGGCTGCTTCTCGCGCAGCCGGCGTGCCATGGCGAGGGCGGAGGCGGGCGAGTGATGGCAGACGGGGAAGATTTCCAGGGGTTCGCGCACCGCGCGGTCGACGTCGTCGACGATGCCGAGGAGGATGCCCTCCAGTGCGTCGGGTCCGCCGGCGAACGCGGTGGCGGCCTGCTGGAGCTGGGTGCGCAGGGCGGTGAAGGCGGACTCGTTCATGGGCCTGTCCACGGTGTGGTTCCGGGTGCTCACGACAGGGTCGCGATGGCGTCGCGGCCGCCCTCGAGGAACTCCGGCCAGGAGCCGCCCTCCTCCTTGCTGCGCGGCTCGACGACGCCGTGCAGGTACTTGTTGAGGATGGCCAGGTCCTCCGGTTCGCGGCGGGCGAGGGAGCCGACGAGCGAGGAGGCGAGGGTACGGGCGGTCAGGGCGCGCTCGCCGAAGAAGTTGCTGTGCAGGATGGCGTCCTCCAGGACGCCGATCTGCTCGGCGGTGGACAGCGCGGACTCCAGCTTCTCGTCGTCGCTCGCGGCCGCGGCGGCAGAGGCGCGCAGGTCGGAGAAGGACTGCAGCAGCACGTCCAGCAGGGTGGGTGGGACGTCGAGTTCGATCTGGTGGCGGCGCAGCAGTTCCTCGGTGCGGAAGCGGACGATCTCCGCCTCGCTCTTCTTGTTGGTCACGACGGGGATGCGCACAAAGTTGAAGCGGCGCTTGAGCGCGGAGGACAGGTCGTTGACGCCCCGGTCGCGGCTGTTGGCGGTGGCGATGACGGAGAAGCCGGGCTTGGCGAACACGATGTTGTCGCTGTCGAGTTCGGGGACCGAGATGTACTTCTCGGAGAGGATGGAGATCAGCGCGTCCTGGACGTCGCTGGTGGAGCGGGTCAGTTCCTCGAAGCGGCCGATGACGCCGTTCTCCATCGCGGTCATGATCGGCGAGGGGATCATCGACTCCCGCGACTGGCCCTTGGCGATCACCATGGACACGTTCCACGAGTACTTGATGTGGTCCTCGGTGGTGCCGGCCGTGCCCTGCACGACGAGGGTGGAGTTGCGGCAGACGGCGGCGGCGAGCAGTTCGGCGAGCCAGCTCTTGCCGGTGCCGGGGTCGCCGATGAGCAGCAGGCCGCGGTCGGAGGCGAGGGTGACGATGGCCCGCTCGACGATGCTGCGGTCGCCGAACCACTTCTGGGAGACCTCGCGGTCGAGGCCGTCGGCCCGCTCGGACCCGAGGATGAACAGCCGGATCATCTTCGGCGACAGCCGCCAGGAGAACGGCTTGGGGTTGTCGTCGATCGACTCGAGCCAGTCCAGCTCCTCGGCGTACTTGATCTCGGCGGGGGCGCGCAGCAGGTCGGACATGGGTGAGGCCTTTCGGTGAGAGGAGAGGTGAGAGGTGGGTGTGCTGAGGCGCGGACGGCTCAGGTGAGGAACGACTTCAGCTCGTGGACGAGCTTGCGGATGTGACCGGAGATCACGGGCGTGCCGAGGTCCTTGAAACGTTCCCTGAACCAGGGGTTGACGCTGCCGCGGCCGGCGCTGGTCACCGAGCCGACGGGGATGAACTTCGCGCCGGAGCGGTGGATGGCCGCCATGCTCTCGAACAGCGGCTCGGAGCGCCATTCGTAGAAGTCGGAGATCCACACCACGACCGTGTTGCGCGGTTCGGCGATCTTCGGCTGGGCCAGGGCCATGGCGACCGTGCCGTCGGTGCCGCCGCCGAGCTTGGTGCGCAGCAGGGTCTCGAAGGGGTCGTTCACCCAGGGGGTGAGGTCGAGCGCCTGGGTGTCGTAGGCGATCAGGTGGACGTCGACCTTGGGCAGGCCGGCGAAGATCGACGCCAGGATGGTGCAGTTGACCATCGAGTCGACCATCGAGCCGGACTGGTCGACGACGACGATGAGCCGCTGCGGCGTCGTCTTGCGGACGGTGTGCCGGTAGTAGAGGCGGTCGACGTAGAGCCGTTCCTCCTCGGGGTCCCAGTTGGTGAGGTTCTTCCAGATGGTGCGGTCGAGGTCCAGGTTGCGGAAGACCCGCTTGGGCGGGATCGACCGGTCGAGGGTGCCGACGGAGGCCTTCTCGACCTGGGTGCGCAGGACTTCGGCGACCTCGTCGACGAAGCGGCGGATGAGCGCCTTGGCGTTGGCGAGGGCGACGCCGGAGAGGTTGTTCTTGTCGCGCAGCAGCTGCTCGATGAGCGACATGCTCGGGGTGAGCTGTGCGGCGAGCTGGGGGTCGGCGAGGACTTCCCGCAGGTGCATGCGCTTGACCAGGTCGGCCTCGATGGCGCCGAGTTCGGGGCCGATCTCCGGGATGAGCGTGCCGAGGTCGGGGGTGGGGTGGCCGATTCCCGTGCCGGTGGGGCTCACTCCCCCGCCGGCCGCGCGGCCGGCGCCGCCGCGGCCGCGTCCGCCGCGCAGGTCGCCGGGCTTGCAGCCGAGGGCGCGTTCCAGCCAGCCGGCGTCGGACTGCCATTGGGCGAGCTGCCCGGCGGTGACGGTGCCGGAGCCGGGGGCGAAGACGCCCAGCAGCACCTTGGACACGAGCGCGGCGCGGCGCACCTCGGCGGCCCGGTCGCGGTCGTCCCCGTCGGGCTCGGGCACCATCAGGTTCTCGAACTCGCCGGCGAGTTCGGGGTGGCGCTGGACGATGGAGTCGACGGAGGCCTGCGGGTCGAGCAGGGCGGGCGGCAGGCCGATGTCCTCGACGACGGCGAGCGAGGCGGCCTCCAGACCGGCCTGCTCCTCGGGGTCGAAGAGGCGGGCGAGCAGCCGCCAGTACAGCAGCTGCCGGCGGTTCTCGTCGGGGTTCGCCGGCACGGTCTCCCCGGTGGTGTGGTCGGTCATTTCCTGAGCAGCCTTCCGGCGCGTTCGCGCAGCACGGCCACCGCGTCGGTGGCGGCCTTCTCGAGCTTGGCCCCGGCCTTGTCGGTGGTGCCGCCGGCCCAGGCGCCCGCGTGGACGGCGACCGTCTTCCTGCGCACGGTGGTCTCCACGGCGAGCGGCTGGACGGCGAAGCGTCCGGCGTCCCAGCGCAGCAGTCCGATGCAGGCGGTGGACGCGGCGACGGCCTTCGGGGTGAGCGGTCCGGCGACCGGTACGCGGTCGGTGTCGACGGCCAGCCGGTGCCCGGTGAGGGTGAACGTCACCGTCTCGTCGTCCGCGTCCTGTTCGGCGGTGTACCCCTCGAGGAACACGGGGTGGGCGAGGCGCACCGGGTGCCGGTCGAGGGGCGCGGTCGGCGGTGTGGTGGCGGTGGGCAGGGCGACGCGGGCGGTGGCGAAGGGGTCGGCGGGCTCGCCGGCGCGGGCGTGCTCGTCGCTCCAGATCAGGTCGCCCTCGGCGGTGACGGGCATGTCGGTGAGGTCCATCGAGCGGCCCTCGCCGAGGGCGGCGAGCAGCGCCATGTGCGGGCGCAGCAGCTGCCAGACCCCCGCGCCGAGGACGGTGTCGGGCTTCGGCGCGGACACGCTCGCCCGCACCAGGCGGGGTGGACCGCCGTCGGCGGGTTCGAGGACGGCGTGCACCTGGGCCTGGGCGGCGGTGGCGTGTTCCTGGAGGTCGACGCCGAGCGGCAGCAGCCGGCCGGTGGCGGTGCCCGTGGCGAGCGCGGCGGCG includes:
- a CDS encoding AraC family transcriptional regulator gives rise to the protein MDPLDDLLQGVRADGAGFGRTELSPPWALRFTDGASLTLSAPLHGEAWIALDDGSPEHGKAVLLKPGDCAIVRGPAPFTVTDRPRPDSPRAGAADPPPPASTVLLTGTYQVRGRVSARLLDMLPPLLVVPGTDGCASLGGFLDSEAAACRPGRQVVLDRLLDWLLVCTLRGWFDSPQAAPLAWYGALGDEVTGPALRAMHRAPEHPWTLAALAAEAAVSRTTLAARFTRQVGKPPLAYLTDWRMTLAADLLTGSTATVAAVARQVGYADAFGFSTAFKRVHGVSPSEYRRACGTADCAADCPA
- a CDS encoding NAD(P)H-binding protein — protein: MTTHTDEILVLGATGKVGRRLVRTLRAAGRPVRAASRTGTVRFDWTDRSTWRTALDGASAVHLLAPVDPALASPFVEQAAEAGVCRFVALSARGIDRMRPPYFQGMAAAEQAVRESGARWTILRPNNFHQNFDEDVWRAPLRSGHLALPLGAVPEPFVDVQDIADVAAAALTSDGHHGRVYELSGPRGLTFEEAVATIAEAAGRPIRYTEVTPEEYRAGLLASGASEEAADELNAMFAAMRAGHFAEPGTGVREVLGRAPVDFATYAARAAAAGAWDQPH
- a CDS encoding helix-turn-helix transcriptional regulator, whose amino-acid sequence is MTEVRHTPVAPTRTQRLASGAGIDAHRHDDHQIVYAGRGVLSVTTSAGSWVAPATRAIWVPAGTVHAHQAHGDLELHLVGLPAWENPLRLDTPSVLAVSPLLRELIIAFTRTEGDDSPERTRLRAVLLDQLKISVQQPLHLPTPSSPLLRTVCDLLRSDPSDNRTLAELGREAGASDRTLSRLFRSDLGMTFPQWRTQLRLHHALVLLAEKVPVTTVANQCGWSSTSAFIDVFRRAFGHTPGTHSR
- a CDS encoding MFS transporter — encoded protein: MRRNLSLTLLSVGHGCVDVYQGAVASLVPFFVIERAYGYAAVSGIVLAASVLSSVAQPLFGMVTDRRAMPWLLPAGTLVAGVGIALSGVSDSYLVTLTVVAVSGVGVAAYHPESARVARVAGGGSHSAMGWFSLGGNLGFALAPVAVAVVVSAGGLRLTPVLVLPAVVGAALCLPVLRVLETRLSDAAEAPASGEDDRASFVRLSLAVVCRSVAFIGLSTFVSLYATDRMDGSKAAGTAALFLLYVGGAVGSVLGGALADRWDRVRVSRWSYLLTAGSIAGLLLVPGPALYLFVLLTSAGLYIPFSLQVTLGQDYLPSRAGTASGITLGLTVSIGGLISPVIGTVADRTSLRTALAPLVLMPVLAWLLFKTLPEPAVPGSEDTAPKGEDTHAEPPPVQPGPR
- a CDS encoding O-methyltransferase, translated to MSQQTWTAVDDYFNGLLVAEDAALLSAVADSDAAGLPPHQVAPNQGKLLHLLARIQGARTVLEIGTLGGYSTIWLARALPADGRLVTLEADERCADVAARNIARAGVDHVVDLRVGNALGTLPLLADEGAGPFDLVFIDADKPSNPAYLDWALRLTRPGSVIVGDNVVREGAVVAPASEDPRVQGIRRFTELVAEHPRLTATTVQTVGMKGYDGFTLALVTD
- a CDS encoding DUF5682 family protein translates to MNESAFTALRTQLQQAATAFAGGPDALEGILLGIVDDVDRAVREPLEIFPVCHHSPASALAMARRLREKQPKVVYLELCEDMAPLLTELRNCRLPVAVQAFATEVDGFPAEWAPLSVVAPITEASAEYQAIAYALDTPGVELVLVDRSSDHVFQWQETRQETKEDTGTPADPDAPPAEEEAALHGDAVGVEIGDLRPRFAELEEHLLRHGKVRHWSEWWHQYVELPLGDSDHDTYRQVMLLIGSLFRRLAPGDPHRVRVDEDRERHMWTRMRRHMAATGTDPADALYVCGAFHAASRVAEFGVHGADTFEISPPTATKWQHGLIPSSHAAIEAQFGLAAGSVSIAAAQWTKNLKRTRVKPYRLAGQAGTRTPKKTAKAAPAPVPAGPAAPTDRLTGFLQRPPVLDRLDEEELLGWSVEIVRAARRNGYLASTADAIAVFETSILLAGMRDRAKPTPYDFQDAAVTCVEKDTVPGRRDVRRLVEIMLGGDRVGQVGYDALPPLARDVHDRLAPLDLKLQQRGVQRALLDMASRPELEQCSDVLWMLRYLLPHGAARPIMGERKLGERPIQESWDLALGTHQRALIELGYEGVSIEQVLEQRLRRTAYGPQATTATVLEAVEDATLYLRSRRLADELGRRALDVLATERTVDGAPEVLRRVRGLLAYYRTSEPSLPAWIESFVKTGYAHYCTLLPTAFTDDEASVRQVAAMLGFLFSMESLALSLGCDRNQLELAVAQSHPEDPAKTALLWAAKTQLGTLSRAGLRARCDELLGNPLVVPAYPRYLSGFLHALEPVPGLADFVVEAVSNAFARLPDPVLLPWLPTLITTLRAGGADLAPLLIREAGRVFPGRLAALDAWIPPWRAEPAPAPARPVRDRSSVRGLPLLAAHPAACDAVAALLGCDADWAPADRTPAGAALLARHPHTADALGALLATP